From one Microthrixaceae bacterium genomic stretch:
- a CDS encoding AtpZ/AtpI family protein codes for MDLRARRQLNKGYADTLARGFEFAAVPVVFGGIGWLVDGALGTAPMFTIGLVVFGFIGMFAKLWLGYDEAMKREEEGAVWNRPRTTSRIGATPNTGETP; via the coding sequence ATGGATCTCAGAGCGCGTCGACAGCTGAACAAGGGCTACGCCGACACGCTCGCGCGCGGCTTCGAGTTCGCGGCTGTGCCCGTGGTCTTCGGCGGCATCGGGTGGCTCGTAGACGGGGCCCTCGGCACGGCGCCGATGTTCACCATCGGTCTCGTCGTGTTCGGGTTCATCGGCATGTTCGCCAAGCTCTGGCTCGGCTACGACGAAGCCATGAAGCGCGAGGAGGAGGGTGCGGTCTGGAACCGCCCCCGGACCACTTCTCGCATCGGTGCCACACCGAACACGGGGGAGACCCCGTGA